The Xyrauchen texanus isolate HMW12.3.18 chromosome 28, RBS_HiC_50CHRs, whole genome shotgun sequence genome has a segment encoding these proteins:
- the LOC127622342 gene encoding uncharacterized protein LOC127622342, producing the protein MSWAPDLQLLSAERNHLKNLPRGLGCVKSLKILQLSYNQISELVPADLANCTNLKELHLQHNLIRSIHPHAFIDLKQLQVLDLSYNLLATIPVPAYQSLRNLNALVDVSFNKWICDCNLQTLRRWIVFDTEVGDASWQVVCASPPEHSGKDLIHLKDSDLTCPTHDYSTSAHYQNVILDEGMQILISCCNGSQDYMQFHWWTPHGQVTDNQPELLIKDITEEYAGLYICVSGLQWKHISVFYLHVYKIGSESRQRRDAPAITDDSTRQDGNINVQRIDGVVRQEKWSESDFVLAVCLSVIITFIVAFIIGVLLRPLLDKLWKRIRPKRQSTPPTASRTSSTGPQIYVNEGYSDQSDQEQEVRVGSRVTFGGITEVEEQGNNVPYYVTVEDNGPDGSSESNTEVDLTYENIQKKNGRQNSPEVEKHRGRADSSRSSALQESKVNALVINTKSLASSSTEERTNAQNTDVKDFKPIPDADDLELKRRSSSSSSHSSESSHSRQSQEINFSAEQSIDPPTVNLSAIETNKKAIISRFTKETFSDWLTRLTEQNVDDLDPELWNDSGESFSFNEGSERSSIQDLSSSVLVQPLKDDNTWRQHKPESPSDKIYLDKKFGKNISVESVQQFEHADILSSNSSECGDSEGGPNNYTINSVLEEESEIVIESDTGNGASLATLNRFSTVEDITRNENSQQGAGILIKQETITLDPYDIHLTFTHGDSVDDRMLTDETKSKSEDVNDFYVNISGRNRSHEGLPQYLVHPVYRTKQNRLNRAHDTDRLSTDSSSEDEEQFTEYPRKLDIKIEPGINTESITSSKNVDNVLNLDFDNSSSSTDVFEEKRTKGKTGLRALSALLFNRHGNEANNRNVQPQVRTGSTNNVDVGRTVGFIGPTFNRHTKLPEERVQQTTDENSLFGCIGLSFDQLPRPKKSILFAISDSQSPNQLSSLPSKDTGNAQKENAESESRRTSLNSSSEESSLNAKNEENILFGQSLSLNQQPKVKRYIHFSHSNPHPKVQLPSPPLTKKLVTPDFIVNNESRRSSSSLEDDTKQTTEVENFFGQVDVAYDGFQKLKRYIEFSHTDPYSTTQPLNKQSISPVLAQLESSSRTSSEDEVKPTSKEDNFFEKIDVSLDRVPKVKRHIQFNQPESYFPTLSFSTHSTMKLEVETSSSTPIRSDVKPDPKDNNFFGQKSMYLDKVQKVKRSIQFTQSKPHCPTLPAFSSSSTKRMTHEITEDNTDTSPVQEEEEENFFREIGVSSNGVSNVKRYIAFKQFDPSSPKAEATSEGEKHSMHSSTSKDNVRSQNNGDTFFDKIGVSFDGVPKVKQYLQLKGPEPHPHQTQSTSLSSTSGVVIPGIVGTEFRGTSSSFENHGNPTAKENEFFGELGISLDRVPQIKRFLQFKQPISHLPVVPHTTSSNTLHGIPEEQIKTESTRLTTSFEDNVTTTEKDNFFVQLGVPKVDRVPKFKRYINFTQPESESPAQATNVLSSQRVSISGVSKETRRSSSSSEDDVKPFTNNRNTIEEPGESLDKVPKVKRYIKLKQFENDSPAMSTFTPLSKVKPIKLTETELSRSNTITEDDVQPANRENQTESRRMSSSSEDDATLTAKQDNFFGQTGASLNRVPKVKKYIHFTPTERHSPAQSTSALSNKKVSISEEARETWRYSTSSDEDVKQSSNDDNFFRGVSLDKSSKVKRYVAFSKSESYSQTQSQAESTLQTLQQSQRLNTQHLGPVVKTEPCSLPEHDVQPKNYENNFYGQIDTSFNQLPKVKRFVEFKQHELHLPVKSSFMEVSPVLMKKGSASVIKTESESWRSDFSYKDNIITRESIDRSVEQTGLKPELRELMSHPQKTPPSLEQDAREYLRDNSQVRQRQERRRLLQQRRKALDQFGIDSLSSLTQEGEKKDSSSFVDYGGATSFHTEITYSNVSTGNPVTSRRTDVAEVPGLQGLKMRNISPVSSKSATPNNKEFLI; encoded by the exons ATGTCATGGGCACCTGACCTTCAGTTACTGTCTGCTGAaagaaaccatttaaaaaatcttCCAAGGG GACTGGGCTGCGTGAAGTCTCTAAAGATTCTTCAGCTATCTTATAACCAGATATCTGAGCTAGTTCCTGCTGACCTCGCCAACTGCACTAATCTGAAAGAGCTCCATCTTCAGCATAACCTCATCAGAAGCATTCACCCACATGCCTTTATAGACCTAAAACAGCTCCAG GTCCTTGATCTGAGCTATAACCTCCTGGCCACCATACCTGTCCCTGCATACCAGTCTCTGAGGAACCTGAATGCCTTGGTGGATGTCTCCTTTAACAAATGGATATGTGATTGCAACTTACAGACCTTGAGAAGATGGATAGTCTTTGATACTGAAGTGGGTGATGCTTCCTGGCAAGTGGTGTGTGCTTCTCCACCAGAACATTCTGGAAAAGATCTGATTCATCTGAAGGACTCGGATCTCACTTGTCCAACACATGACTACAGCACATCTGCTCACTATCAGAATGTGATTTTGGATGAAGGGATGCAGATATTAATTTCTTGCTGTAATGGCAGTCAAG ATTACATGCAGTTTCATTGGTGGACTCCGCACGGCCAAGTTACAGATAATCAGCCAGAGCTTCTCATTAAGGACATCACAGAGGAGTATGCAGGACTTTACATATGTGTTTCGGGTCTCCAGTGGAAGCACATCTCAGTTTTTTATCTACATGTCTACAAAATAGGAAGTGAATCAAGACAACGTAGGGATGCACCAGCTATCACAGATGATAGTACTAGGCAAGATGGGAATATAAATGTGCAAAGGATTGATGGTGTCGTACGGCAGGAGAAATGGTCTGAGTCAGATTTTGTCCTTGCTGTGTGCCTCTCTGTCATCATCACATTCATTGTAGCTTTTATCATTGGTGTTCTTTTGAGACCACTGCTGGACAAATTATGGAAAAGAATACGACCCAAGAGGCAATCTACTCCTCCAACAGCCTCGAGGACTTCTTCCACTGGACCCCAGATATATGTGAATGAGGGATATTCTGATCAGAGTGACCAAGAACAAGAAGTGAGAGTCGGTTCGAGAGTTACATTTGGTGGAATCACAGAAGTGGAGGAACAAGGGAATAATGTGCCTTATTATGTCACTGTAGAAGATAATGGTCCAGATGGTTCCTCTGAAAGCAACACTGAGGTTGATCTTACATATGAGAACATACAGAAAAAGAATGGGAGACAGAATTCTCCTGAGGTGGAGAAGCATAGAGGAAGAGCAGACAGCAGTAGAAGTAGCGCACTGCAGGAGAGCAAAGTTAATGCTTTAGTAATTAATACTAAGTCATTGGCATCCAGCTCAACAGAAGAGAGAACAAATGCTCAAAATACAGATGTCAAGGACTTTAAGCCAATTCCAGATGCAGATGACCTCGAATTAAAGAGAAGAAGCAGTtcatcatcatcacacagttcaGAATCATCACACTCAAGACAAAGCCAGGAGATTAACTTTTCCGCTGAACAAAGCATTGACCCTCCTACTGTCAATTTATCTGCaattgaaacaaacaaaaaggctATAATATCAAGATTTACAAAAGAGACCTTTTCAGACTGGTTAACCAGGCTGACAGAACAGAATGTTGATGATTTGGATCCAGAATTGTGGAATGACAGCGGAGAGAGCTTTTCTTTCAATGAAGGGTCTGAAAGATCAAGTATTCAAGATCTCTCCAGCTCTGTGTTAGTACAACCATTGAAAGATGATAACACATGGAGGCAACACAAACCCGAATCACCCTCTGACAAAATATACTTAGATAAAAAATTTGGTAAAAACATTTCTGTTGAAAGTGTACAGCAGTTTGAGCACGCTGACATACTAAGCTCTAATTCAAGTGAATGTGGTGATAGTGAAGGTGGACCAAACAATTATACAATAAACTCAGTGTTGGAGGAAGAATCAGAGATCGTTATTGAATCAGATACAGGAAATGGTGCCAGCCTTGCCACTCttaacagattcagtactgtTGAAGATATCACTAGAAATGAAAACTCACAACAGGGTGCTGGAATTCTTATCAAACAAGAGACCATCACCTTGGACCCTTATGACATCCATTTGACTTTTACTCATGGAGACAGTGTTGATGACAGGATGCTTACTGATGAAACAAAGAGCAAGAGTGAAGATGTGAATGATTTCTATGTGAACATATCAGGAAGAAATCGCAGTCATGAGGGCCTTCCACAATACCTTGTCCATCCGGTCTATAGGACAAAACAAAATAGACTGAATAGAGCCCATGATACTGATAGATTAAGTACTGACAGTTCCAGTGAAGATGAAGAGCAATTTACAGAGTACCCAAGAAAATTAGATATTAAAATAGAACCTGGGATAAATACAGAATCCATCACATCAAGCAAAAACGTAGACAACGTCCTCAACCTTGACTTTGACAACTCCTCTAGCAGCACAGATGTATTTGAGGAGAAACGTACCAAAGGTAAAACTGGTCTAAGAGCGTTAAGTGCTCTATTATTTAACAGACACGGAAATGAAGCAAATAACAGGAATGTTCAACCACAAGTCCGAACTGGGTCAACAAATAATGTAGATGTTGGAAGAACTGTAGGATTTATTGGTCCAACTTTCAACAGGCACACAAAGTTACCTGAGGAAAGGGTCCAACAAACTACTGATGAGAACAGTTTATTTGGCTGTATTGGGCTGTCTTTTGATCAGTTGCCAAGACCTAAAAAATCCATTTTGTTTGCAATCTCTGATTCTCAATCACCAAACCAATTATCATCTCTTCCCTCAAAAGATACAGGAAAtgcacaaaaagaaaatgcagaatcTGAATCCAGAAGAACAAGTCTTAACTCTTCATCTGAGGAAAGTAGTCTCAATGCAAAAAATGAGGAGAACATTTTATTTGGACAGAGTTTATCCCTTAATCAACAACCAAAAGTGAAAAGGTACATTCACTTCTCACATTCTAATCCTCATCCTAAAGTCCAATTGCCATCTCCTCCACTAACCAAAAAGTTAGTTACACCTGACTTTATAGTAAACAACGAGTCCAGGAGATCCAGTTCTTCATTGGAAGATGACACCAAACAAACCACTGAAGTTGAAAATTTCTTTGGGCAAGTGGATGTTGCTTATGATGGATTTCAGAAACTAAAAAGATACATTGAATTCTCACACACTGATCCTTATTCCACAACACAGCCTTTGAACAAACAAAGTATTTCACCTGTTTTGGCACAACTCGAATCAAGTTCAAGAACGTCATCTGAAGATGAAGTCAAACCCACATCTAAAGAAGACAATTTCTTTGAGAAGATAGATGTATCTCTTGATAGAGTGCCAAAGGTGAAGAGACACATTCAATTTAATCAGCCTGAATCTTACTTTCCAACTTTATCATTTTCAACTCATTCAACCATGAAACTTGAGGTGGAGACAAGTTCAAGCACACCTATCAGGTCTGATGTCAAACCTGATCCTAAGGACAACAATTTCTTTGGGCAAAAAAGCATGTATCTTGATAAAGTGCAGAAGGTTAAACGATCAATTCAGTTTACACAGTCCAAACCTCATTGTCCAACTCTGCCAGCATTTTCTTCTTCCTCAACAAAGAGGATGACACATGAGATAACTGAAGATAACACTGATACATCCCCTGTacaggaagaggaggaagaaaacTTCTTCAGGGAAATAGGGGTATCTTCTAATGGAGTTTCAAATGTAAAAAGATACATCGCATTTAAACAGTTTGATCCTTCTTCCCCTAAAGCTGAGGCCACATCTGAGGGAGAAAAACATTCTATGCATTCCAGCACCTCTAAAGATAATGTCAGATCTCAGAATAATGGTGATACTTTCTTTGATAAAATTGGTGTATCGTTTGACGGTGTACCAAAGGTAAAACAATATCTTCAGCTTAAGGGACCTGAACCTCATCCACACCAAACTCAGTCCACATCTCTTTCTTCAACCTCAGGGGTAGTTATACCTGGGATAGTGGGAACTGAGTTCAGGGGAACCAGTTCATCGTTTGAGAATCATGGTAATCCTACAGCAAAGGAAAATGAGTTCTTTGGAGAACTAGGTATCTCTCTTGATAGAGTACCACAAATAAAGAGATTTCTTCAATTTAAACAACCTATTTCTCATTTACCAGTTGTACCTCACACCACTTCTTCAAATACACTACATGGTATACCTGAGGAGCAAATTAAAACAGAATCAACTAGACTGACCACTTCATTTGAGGATAATGTCACAACTACTGAGAAAGACAATTTCTTTGTCCAACTAGGAGTACCAAAAGTTGATAGAGTACCAAAATTTAAGAGATATATTAATTTCACACAGCCTGAAAGTGAATCCCCTGCTCAGGCAACAAATGTTCTTTCATCTCAAAGAGTCAGCATATCTGGGGTATCTAAAGAAACAAGGAGATCAAGCAGTTCATCTGAAGATGATGTTAAACCATTTACTAATAATAGAAATACCATTGAAGAACCAGGTGAATCTCTTGACAAAGTCCCAAAAGTAAAGAGATACATTAAGCTTAAACAATTTGAAAATGATTCACCTGCGATGTCAACATTTACACCTTTAAGCAAGGTAAAACCCATAAAGTTGACAGAAACAGAATTGAGCAGATCCAACACAATAACTGAAGATGATGTACAACCAGCAAACAGGGAGAACCAAACAGAATCAAGAAGAATGAGCTCTTCATCGGAGGATGATGCCACACTAACTGCTAAGCAAGACAATTTCTTTGGGCAAACAGGAGCATCTCTCAACAGAGTACcaaaagttaaaaaatatatccATTTTACACCGACTGAACGCCATTCCCCTGCTCAGTCAACAAGTGCTCTTTCAAATAAAAAAGTCAGTATATCTGAAGAAGCTAGAGAAACATGGAGATACAGCACTTCATCTGATGAAGATGTTAAACAAAGCAGTAATGATGACAATTTCTTTAGAGGTGTATCTCTTGACAAAAGCTCAAAGGTAAAGAGATACGTTGCATTCTCAAAGTCTGAATCATATTCTCAAACTCAGTCACAAGCTGAATCAACTCTTCAAACTCTGCAACAATCTCAAAGGTTAAACACACAACATCTTGGTCCAGTGGTAAAAACAGAACCTTGTTCCTTACCTGAACATGATGTTCAAcccaaaaattatgaaaataatttctatGGACAGATAGACACCTCTTTCAATCAACTGCCGAAGGTAAAAAGATTTGTTGAGTTCAAACAGCATGAGCTTCACCTCCCAGTTAAGTCTTCATTTATGGAGGTATCACCTGTCTTAATGA